One genomic region from Populus nigra chromosome 8, ddPopNigr1.1, whole genome shotgun sequence encodes:
- the LOC133701650 gene encoding histone H3.2 has protein sequence MARTKQTARKSTGGKAPRKQLATKAARKSAPATGGVKKPHRFRPGTVALREIRKYQKSTELLIRKLPFQRLVREIAQDFKTDLRFQSSAVAALQEAAEAYLVGLFEDTNLCAIHAKRVTIMPKDIQLARRIRGERA, from the coding sequence ATGGCTCGTACAAAGCAAACAGCAAGAAAATCCACGGGAGGAAAAGCCCCAAGGAAGCAGCTAGCCACCAAGGCAGCCAGGAAGTCAGCTCCAGCCACCGGAGGAGTGAAGAAGCCCCACCGTTTCAGGCCAGGAACAGTGGCGCTGAGAGAAATCAGGAAGTACCAGAAGAGCACCGAGCTGTTGATAAGGAAACTGCCATTTCAAAGGCTGGTGAGGGAAATAGCCCAAGATTTCAAGACAGACTTGAGGTTCCAAAGCAGTGCCGTAGCAGCCCTTCAAGAGGCAGCAGAGGCATACCTTGTCGGGTTGTTTGAGGATACAAACTTGTGTGCTATTCATGCAAAGAGGGTCACCATTATGCCTAAAGATATCCAGTTAGCCCGTAGGATTAGAGGAGAGAGGGCTTAG
- the LOC133701647 gene encoding UPF0481 protein At3g47200-like, with translation MESGRPSSTNHELSHQVSLDIDRLAQSVTEELEISNPFSDTCCIYKVPERLRELNEKAYTPRLVSIGPIHHCNDKLKAMEDHKRTYLKEFIARTKVSVKGFIELIKEKETRLRNCYAETNGFSSENFIKMILMDAAFVIMFLLKWTYTDFRGSRDSIFYPPYKSVDVRVDICLLENQLPFFILEELCGLSPIFGNSPKATLIELTHWFFSYEWGSWAVGEYLGRVDFSEVKHLVDFLTIYHRPTEQLQYEELEVLTAPSVNELHQAGVKFVLSSSKNLLDIKFDRNKGRLEIPRLQFVDDSEIIIRNMQAFEQCHGLKHGYVGDYIFLMGLFVSASKDVEMLVENRIIENWLPSNEEVVQLFYNLNKQNSVWSGTFLFKGLIKDLNAFCERPWNKWKANLKQNYFNTPWAAVSVSGAVILLILTVIQSVCSILQVV, from the coding sequence ATGGAATCTGGTCGACCATCAAGTACTAATCATGAGCTGAGTCATCAAGTTTCGCTTGATATTGATAGATTAGCCCAATCCGTGACGGAAGAGCTGGAAATCTCAAATCCTTTCTCCGACACATGCTGTATATATAAAGTTCCTGAGCGATTACGCGAGCTGAACGAAAAGGCCTACACACCTCGATTAGTCTCCATAGGCCCAATTCACCATTGTAATGACAAGCTAAAAGCCATGGAAGACCACAAAAGAACGTACCTGAAAGAATTCATTGCCCGGACCAAGGTAAGTGTGAAGGGTTTTATTGAATTGATCAAGGAGAAGGAAACAAGATTGCGTAATTGCTATGCGGAGACCAATGGGTTTAGTAGCGAAAACttcataaaaatgatattaatggaTGCTGCCTTCGTCATTATGTTTTTGCTGAAGTGGACTTACACAGACTTCAGAGGAAGCAGAGACAGCATTTTCTATCCTCCATACAAGAGTGTAGATGTAAGGGTTGATATCTGTTTGCTTGAAAATCAGCTCCCGTTCTTCATCCTCGAGGAGTTGTGTGGACTATCCCCTATATTCGGCAATTCTCCAAAAGCTACACTGATTGAGCTTACTCATTGGTTCTTTTCATATGAATGGGGTTCATGGGCAGTAGGGGAATATTTGGGGAGAGTAGATTTCTCCGAAGTGAAACATTTGGTTGACTTTCTTACAATTTATCATCGGCCAACTGAACAGCTACAGTATGAGGAACTTGAGGTTCTAACCGCACCCAGTGTAAATGAGCTCCACCAAGCGGGGGTCAAGTTTGTGTTGAGTTCAAGCAAAAATCTTCTTGACATTAAATTCGATAGAAATAAAGGGAGACTGGAAATTCCACGATTACAGTTTGTTGacgactcagaaatcataatCAGGAATATGCAAGCCTTTGAGCAGTGCCATGGCCTGAAACATGGTTATGTTGGTGACTATATCTTCTTGATGGGTCTCTTTGTCAGTGCCAGTAAGGATGTGGAAATGCTTGTTGAAAATCGTATTATAGAAAACTGGCTACCGTCTAATGAGGAAGTGGTACAACTCTTTTACAATCTCAACAAACAAAATAGTGTGTGGTCAGGTACTTTTCTCTTTAAAGGTCTCATTAAAGATCTGAATGCATTCTGCGAAAGGCCATGGAACAAGTGGAAGGcaaatttaaagcaaaattatttcaataccCCATGGGCAGCAGTCTCTGTCTCAGGAGCTGTTATTCTTCTCATTCTGACTGTCATACAATCCGTCTGCTCTATACTTCAAGTAGTTTAG
- the LOC133701646 gene encoding UPF0481 protein At3g47200-like: MNVAGTSRVQMDSGDHVSLDIAKLAESVEGKLKSLRSFSDQCSIYRVPKRLRELNGKAYTPRVISIGPLHYGKEELIEMEEHKRLYLREFLELSKVRVRDFIAAIAESETRLRSCYAETFDKLSKEEFVEMVLLDCSFLIMFFLKAFSPGIQSRNIDRIFNKPWMLDEISIDLCLLENQLPLFIVEDLFNLSKIQHHCEEYSMIKLTYAFLLAAWQSWVSEEILEKINLLKVEHFVDFLRICQQPAQEMQPKKLATITTPSVAELHRAGIKFKLGSSINPLLIKFDDTKGTLEIPQLKIGDHAEILFRNLQAFEQCNYDANKYVCNYITMLSLLVPDAKGVEILVKEGIIENWLHDNDAVSRLFRSLSKENVINVNNFYFSGVVEDLNKYYSKRVHKWKAALKQKYFRNPWTIISVVAAAVLVILTIIQTVCSIIQVV, encoded by the coding sequence ATGAACGTTGCTGGAACATCAAGAGTGCAGATGGATAGTGGCGATCATGTTTCTCTCGACATTGCCAAATTAGCAGAGTCTGTGGAAGGAAAGTTGAAAAGCTTGCGTTCTTTTTCAGATCAGTGTTCCATCTACAGAGTTCCAAAACGACTACGTGAGTTAAATGGAAAGGCTTACACACCTCGAGTAATCTCCATTGGCCCACTTCACTACGGAAAAGAAGAGCTAATAGAAATGGAAGAGCATAAGAGACTGTACCTGAGGGAATTTCTTGAATTGAGCAAGGTAAGGGTGAGGGATTTTATTGCAGCTATTGCAGAGAGCGAGACTAGATTGCGTAGTTGTTATGCAGAAACCTTCGATAAACTAAGTAAAGAGGAATTTGTGGAAATGGTGTTGTTGGATTGCTCCTTTCTCATTATGTTCTTTCTGAAAGCATTTTCCCCTGGTATCCAAAGTAGAAATATTGACCGCATATTCAATAAACCATGGATGCTAGATGAAATAAGTATTGATTTGTGCTTGCTTGAAAATCAGCTTCCATTATTCATTGTTGAGGACTTGTTCAATCTATCCAAAATACAGCACCATTGTGAGGAATATTCCATGATTAAGCTTACTTACGCGTTCTTACTTGCTGCATGGCAATCATGGGTGTCAGAggaaattttggagaaaatcaaTTTGCTTAAAGTAGAGCATTTTGTTGACTTTCTAAGAATCTGTCAGCAGCCAGCACAGGAGATGCAGCCAAAGAAACTTGCGACTATAACCACTCCAAGTGTAGCAGAGCTCCATCGGGCTGGAATCAAGTTCAAGTTAGGGTCCAGCATAAACCCCCTCCTCATAAAATTTGATGATACTAAAGGGACGTTGGAAATCCCACAGTTAAAGATAGGCGATCACGCAGAAATCCTATTCAGAAATCTCCAAGCTTTTGAGCAATGCAATTACGATGctaataaatatgtatgtaaCTATATTACCATGCTCTCTTTGCTTGTCCCCGATGCCAAGGGTGTGGAAATACTTGTTAAAGAAGGAATTATAGAGAATTGGCTCCATGATAATGATGCAGTTTCACGCCTTTTTCGCAGTCTTTCCAAGGAAAATGTTATCAACGTCAACAATTTCTACTTTTCTGGTGTAGTTGAAGATCTGAACAAGTACTACAGTAAGCGGGTACACAAATGGAAGGCAGCCTTGAAGCAGAAATATTTCCGTAATCCATGGACTATAATCTCTGTTGTAGCAGCTGCTGTTCTAGTCATACTCACTATCATACAGACAGTGTGTTCGATCATTCAAGTTGTTTGA